The window CAATGGAACTCACCATACAAAAGAGACGTGCTTTGAAATTCACGGCCACCCGGAGTGGTTCTTGGAGCGTAGAAAACAACGAGGTCAGGGAAAACCGAATAGAAGAGCTGCAAAAGCCAATGTGGCAGATTCGGGCCTGGGCTTATGGCCCTAATTTCCAGCGGACCAGGTACTTCTATTCAACGTGTTGGGCTGGCTGAGCCTAAGGCCCAAAGTCAGGTAGGGCAACAATCAAGTGGAGGCGCTACCAACAGCGCTAACGCCAATGAAGGAAACACCTTGGACCCATTTGCAGACTTCAAACAGATTGTGGAATCGGACTTGGACAACTTGGCCCAACAGCTATCCCTATTAAATTTAATTGCCTTGCAAGAACAATCCGACGATCCAGGTAATCTCGATACAGGTTGGATTATTAACTTTGGTGCTACTGATCACATGACCTTTGACCATACTCTTTTGAATTCCACAACAACAACCCACGGGATAATATTCTCACTGCAAATGGAGGTGTTGCCCCGGTCACAGGGGTAGGTTCAATCACACTCACTCTTACTCTCTCTTTACACAACTATTTACTCGTCCCTACATTTTCTAGCCATCTATTATTTGTGGGACCAAAGTTCTAAAATACGCTAGGCAGCTAGGCGGAGCCTAGGCAGACTAGGaggatttaaataaatatattatatttcgtgtaaataagtgtttgtttatatttaaaatatatataatttcatcataaactacaaaatcaaTTCACatttatattatgaagtattggaacataatgaaaatgtggggaacaaacatataatgtgtgttcatttaagtattcaacaagcctcttacaatttattgaaaaaaaataatatgcaaaatagaagttatctattttttgtttaagtgagTAGCATGCTAAGCTGGTACCTAGGCGAGTTTGGGTGGGCTAGACGGGTGCCTAGGCTGTCTGGGTGGGCGCCTTAGCAAGTCTAGGCgcattttcttaatttccaaACACCTAAGTATTAATCGGGGTGGTGGCcagccgcctagcgcctaggtggcaataggtggggatttttagaatagtgtgTGGGCCAAGTCACCAAGCAATTAAACTATGTGTGTGCTAATGTTTCCGTCTTTCTGTTTACTTTAGAATATTTGGACTTAGGTGATCATTGGGTGTGGTACTAAGAGAAGGGGGTTGGGctatgttgatgatgttgcaCAAGGCAGTGCTCATCAAGTTCAAGGTTGTGACAATGGAAAGTTGAAGACTGTCCAATTATGGCATCATCAGCTAGGTTATGCCTCCTTTGGTTATTTGCAAAAATTACTTCCGTTATTATTTAGGAATATTTCAAATTCTTCGTTAAAGTGTAATGTTTGCACATTAGCTAAAAGCCATCAAGCTTCTTATTCTCTGAGTATGAATAAAAGAACGATTCCTTTGAATTAATTCATTCGGATATGTGAGGGCAATCTCCGGTTGCTACTTAACATGGTGTGCGTTGGTTTGTAACCTTTGTTGATGACTGTACTAGAATGACTTGGTTGTAcctcatgaaaaataaaagcgaTGTGGGTGGAATCTTCAAAAAGTTTTATGACATGGTCAATACTCAATATTCTCTCCCTATTAAAGTTCTTTGGTCAGACCACGGTGGTAAGTATATGAATCAGGATCTTTCTCAGTTTTTCACATAAATGGGTATTCTCCATGAAACTACGTGCCCTCAgactccacagcaaaatggtTGCCGAACGAAAAAACCGACACATCCTTGAGATTACCCGTGCCCTTCTTATTGGTGGTTGTGCACCCAAGACATATTGGGCGGATGCAGTAACCTATGCTATTTATCTCATGAATCGGATGCTATCGCGTGTTCTCTCTTTTAGAACACCTTTGGCCATGATTATCGATCATGCTTTGCTCTCGTCCACCCTTCACTTAGAACCATAGGTTTTTAGTTGTGTGGCATACATTCACCTTCACAAAAATCAATGAAGCAAACTTGATCCATGTGCGGTGCAGTGTGGTGCGTGTTCCTTGGATTTAGTCTTCAACAAAAGGGTTATCGCTGTTATCATCCATCCACTTGACATACATATGTGACCATGGATGTTACCTTTTCTGAAGACGAATTATTTTTTCCTCTCAGCCATACTCCTCAAGGGGAGCAAACCTTAATCAATGATTATGGCGAGTTCGGtataattgaaaaattaagtgTAGAAGACAGTGTACATGCCCCAAATAGGCTGCTTAACTGTGATAGTAATAGTCTAAATAGCACCACCACTAGTGGGCCACATAAGTGCCCATAATCTGCCTACCCAAAAGAGCAAAAAAATCATGATATTGCCGAGAGCCCAAGTGGCCCCAATGAAGTGAATAATGATTCACGCCCCAGGCAAAATCTATTGGACATTAATGATGACACAAGTGGGCTGAGTGCAGAAAATCTACTCCATTGCCAACTATGTCTCCACTCATCGACTTTCACCGCAATACTGTGCATCTGTTCAACAGATGGAAACCATCAAAATACCCACCAGAGTGGAAGAAGCCTTGAAAGATCCAAAATGGATAGAGGCAATGCAAGTTGAAATGGAAGTATTACAAAAGAATAATACATGGAGTGTAGTTACACttctcaaagaaaagaaatcagTATGATGCAAGTGGGTGTTTACTATTAAACATATGGCAGATGAGACAATTAACAAGTACAAGGTGATGTTAGTGGCAAAAGGGTTTAGCCAGACAAGGCAAGGTAGTTAGAGGCTAAAACCCTGAACCCGCTTGTCATGCAATAGGATATGTGAATGTGCACATCCATTCCACTAGGACGCAGCAATGCAGGGTCAAGTCAATTCTTGTGGTTAGTGGTGAATACAATAATTCTCTCGTCGCCAAAGCTCGACCACAAACCATCTATGAAGTTCAATAAGCTCGAGAGTGACACTAATTGCAATCATTATAACACCACGTGATATGTCAATGCccgtcaaaagaaaaaaaaaagtaactaaGAATATCATTTGTAACAAAAAACAGAAGGAATTGAAGCAAAACCTTGGTGTTAGaagtttgattttgtttttctgattGCCGATTTTGTATATCAACACTGCAGCAATTGATATCCTCAATCACCAAAATTGAACGATTTGTAGTAGACAACAACACCCTCTTCAATTTATAGTCAGTGGAAAGATTAGTAAGCCCCAAATCATACAcatcaaacttaaaataattagCCATGGCTGCGATCAAGCTCGATTTCCAGTGCCGAGAGGACCATACAACAAGTAGCCTTTTTTCAAGCCTTCCCCACCTTCTTATAAAACTCCCTCCTCCtcacaaacctatccaaatccTCTACAATCATTTTCTTGAGCTCAGGGTCCATTGCCATCGTCTTAAAAGTAGCAGGGTGCTCTAGGTTTATCAATCCCCAAGTACTGTTGTTGCCATCATCATACGAACATAAATGACAAGAGTAAAGCTTCACAACCTTCTCCTCTTCTTTAATGGCATTTGCCCTAGCAAGCATGTAAGGCAAGAAGGCGTCTATCACTTTGTCTTTGTGTTTTTTGTGAAATGTCAGCTTAAAGAATTGGTGCTTCGAACTTTCCCTAGAGTACTCCTTTACCTTCTGGGTTTCCATGACATTAAAGTGCCACCTGAGCTTAACATTATCGAAAGTGTTGGCAACTTTTTCATCTTTGTCGATGGAAAATTAGATGGTCTATTGGCAATGCATTTTTCCGACTTGGAGGCATTGAGTGCCGGGATTGTTGCCAATGGTTTAGAGGTAGACCTCAGTGGCATCATAGACCTGGTTGcgtgataagctcatatttatatatattttttacatcaaattcacttatcttttctttgttagttccttatatttttgagctatttactttatttttgtgttttgtaggattcgtcaagcaaagaaaagaaaaatagcacaagtgggattttaagtaacaagttcgtcaaaactgcctgtgcaggtcagctgactttggaagaaAGTTGCGGACAggtcagaatgaattagagaatgagcttTATGTGCTTGGAAAGCTACAGATGTCTATTTTTTTGGAGCATTTCATGGAttactaatatcatttttctagaagaagttatgaacattttaacactgaaaggttcccaagaggctgagcagtttgtaactgacaagaaagcattgaaagcaataaatccaataaaactagcagccaaaactgatgcagctaAGAACAAGCCAgttgacacctattcaaatatcagaggaaatggaaaattaactgggagtaattggcataaaggctgcccaaagagttacaattgttttaccattttctctcacttattgtcatcactaaatggttgttagtggggtgagttatggagaagaaACTGTGGCAGCAAACAAGAACCAAAAAGGGATGCAGGTTGCAGTGGCAAAGctaggaaaaaaatgaaaggaaaggaagaaaaaaaggcaaggctgctgcgttggggaaggaaggaaaggaaggaggaaatcttgacattctcttctttcggttttatcttctcaaactcatatctttcttttggttttatttgtgaataatgtgtaactaaatttttagtagttaggggctgttttgaagcctcgaatatgattgcaagtttgttataacatttcatttgaattacttttatgaatggatgaaaattggttcagtacttgtctcattgatgaattctttatgtgttttctacggatgcatacttagtaagtatatctaggattctaatgctatgaatatgtgtgtgcctgcccttgtcgaatgaggaccgacatatgttctagagtagtacttgttaattgcgattaaaatgtgaaccaatttctaggataagtaagacaacactagtacttacgatgccttatgatgactcaaactcttttcgttcttaatgatttctacttgttaaatctatgaacacgctATTCTAGATTGCACGTTAGGGACTAAGTtgagttgaaaacgccattctcttaacatactataTAAGAAAGGGTAATatgttgagttctaacattgagccaacttgagcaccttcatccaaaaatagaaggaatttgaatgaaacataacatgtttgcatgattatttggtggtggataacaattcccctaactcgtttttcttaatttgtgaactacttgaAATATGTTTTTGTCCTGTtcttgttcgatttaatttaaatagcaaatcaactccaaaaatcccaaaaatttgtgtgaatataactctgtgtgtctagtgttTGCATAtgaaatttcgtagactttagataagtgtaagtcggtctaataattattttttggtggctggccagtagggacagcagcccagtttttgtgacattttaaatagttagataaaacaattttCTGCGGGatagacccttattttcatatgctacaattgacaaatcttagtgttaataaggaaaatcaataggacatttgtgtgatACTTTGTGGTGTGTTTTTAATCCTATCATTGTGTACCACTCCGTAGAGCTCGTCAATGATGAGAGTGAGGTTAGAGGAGAGTGGAGTGAAAAGGGATTTGAGTTTTGAGTAGACGTACGAGCGGACGGCGGGGATGAGCTTTTTGGCCATGGGACGGACCAACACCATGGATCCTGCAACGGAGATATAGGCTGAGAACAAGGAGGATGCTACCGTGAGTAGATTTTTTGGATCAAAGGAAaacattttggtaatttcagATTGGTTTGTTGAGAGATGGATGAAGATACCAATGGAAAATTATCTACTCATCAACCAACAAATTAGACTTCATACAAGATGCTTAATTTTATTTGATCCCCTCGTCACCACAAACGAACCCAACAAATTATCTGCTTAATAATTAAGCAACCTAATCCGCCGCCACCGTGAGGGGAAAGGACACCCAAATACAATGCATGAGAAATAAGGGAGACGAAATTGGACAAAGTAACACAATAAAATGTATCGAATTCAGCACATATATTATACGCCTTAGTTCATTCATGTTAACCCCTATTAGCCAATTAAACATTCTCCAACATCCGCCTTATAGAAAAGATTGATATACCACCTATCACATAGGGTTAAGACGGCACCCCACTagttttgaaatttaacttgaccccttttattttttaaatttatgattAACGTCTGTTTCACTCTAAATTACGAAAAAGAGAATTCGAACTTGAGTGCAAAGTATGAAGCACATTGCAGACCTAATTTAGATTTAGAATGAATTACCATATCGCTTtgtcaaagaaaaaaaggtagGTTAAACTCTTGTGCTGCAATTCCATCTAATTTCCTGTGTTTACATTCGCGAATTCATAAAACCAAGTTCAGCAAGTCCTTAAATCACATAAGATTCACAAAAGAGAGCTTGAAACTAGCCAGAGATTTCCGAAAGGATTTAAGGGTTAATCATCTAAGATTGAAACATTAAACTAGGACATGGGAGGTGCCAGGCAACAAGCATCAGGATTTCGACCATGGAAGACGGATGTGCAGCAACTTTTTGATCCCTTTTCTGTGCCGCTGTTGCTTCTTAACCGACGGCAGCGatgtttccttcttcttgcTCTCAGCCTTCTTACCTTTGAGCAGGTTGACAAGTCCTTGAAGAGCCACATTAGCATCATCACTCTTCATCAGCTCCTCAGCAACCTCTGCAGGGGTGACCTCTGTGCTCTCAATCAGCCCTTCAATTTCTCCGCAGAGGCGATGGCGGTTGTGTTCTTGAATGCCAAGGTAGTTAGAGGCCAAGATCCTGTACCCAGCTGTGGTGCAATAGGACATGTGAATGTGCAGGTCCATTCGACCCGGACGCAGCAATGCCGGGTCCAGTCGGTCTTTGTGGTTCGTGGTGAACATAATGATCCTCTCATCTCCACAGCTTGACCACAATCCATCAATAAAGTTCAGTAGACCCGAAAGTGTCACCTGCAAATTAAACATTAAGTCCATGTAAAGTTGCAACGCAATGCTAATGCCCATTTGAAAATAACATGATAAACAGGGAAGATGCAAAGTACTAACAGGCTACtacaataaaaatttgaaacttaGAGCTTCATTTGGCAAAACATTGAACCTTGATTCATCAAACAAAGGGCATCGAAAAAAAAGAGTACTAACCCGGCTCCTGTCCGAATCTGAATCCGAGTCCGAATCTGAATCCGAATCCCGGTTGCCAACATCCACTCTGCAGcaatcaatgtcctcaattacCAAAATAGAACGATTGGTAGTGGACAGCAAAACCTTCTTCAACTGAGAGTCACTGTAAATGCTATTGAGCTCCAAATCGAACACATCAAACTTGAGGTAGTTAGCCATGGCGGCGATCAAGCTCGATTTTCCCGTCCCTGGCGGCCCGTACAGCAAGTAGCCCcttttccaagctttccccaCCTTCTTATAAAACTCCTTCCTCCTCACAAACCTCTCCAAATCCTCCACGATTATTTTCTTCATCTCCGGGTCCATCGCCATGGTGTCGAAAGTCGACGGGTGCTCCAGGTTCACAGACCCCCATTCGGAATTCGCCACGTCATCGTCGTTGTATCTCGACCAGAGGTGGCGGGTGTAGAGCTTCACCGCCTTCTCCTCTGCTTTAATGGCGTCGGCCTGAGCAAGAACATAAGGCAGGTACGAGGAAATCACCTTGTCCATGTATTTCCTACGAAATGTCAGCTCAAAATACCGCCTTTCGGATGTGCTGTCGTTCTTCCCCTTATTGGTCTCCGAGATAAACCGCCACTTGAGCTTGACGGCATCGTCGAAGGTGTCGGAAACTTCCTCGTCCTTGTCGATGGCGACGCCGATGTTCTTCTTCCGGGGAGCTTTGCTGACGCGGAGGCGCTCGGTGTGGGGCCCGATCTTGGTCCGCAGGTAAACCTCGGCTGCGTCGTAGACTTGGTTGCGGGTCATGCCGGAGAGCTCATCGACTACGAGAGTGAGGTCACGGGAGAAGAGAGGAGCAAAAAGGTAATTCAGGGCTTTGTAGATGTAGGAGCGGAAGGGGGCGGGGATGAGGTCGCTCGCGACGGAGCGGAACAGCATCATGAATGTGGTGATGGAGGCGTAGACGGAGAACATCGACGACGCCGTCGTCGGCATCTGGTCTTTCAGTTTGTCGAGAGAAAACATTTTTGAGGTTTTATGAAATATGGCGGCTCTGTTTTCAGAATTTGAGACAAGTGATTTTGCTGCAGAGTTTTTATAGATGTAATGATCTTCAGGCTAACAGAAGAAATGGTATGGACTGTTTAGTAATTTTATCATAAGTTGATGTGCAGAGAGGAAAGATTCGGGTGATGCTGCAGCTGCGATTTCTTGGGGCCAAAGAAAGGAAAAGGTGGAAAAAAAGTAAAACCGTCAATGTCATGGACTTGGGAGCTTGACTTCGGCGTCGGCAATTCAGTAGCTATTATTAGTAGTGTATATTAAATTTGCagtcaataataaaaaataagcacgttaatcaacacttaaataataattcaatcatcaactttcatgttatttaatttacaaaatttaacccAAGGGGGCACCCTTCTCCAGAAGTTACGGGGCTATTTTGCTGAGTTCCTTAGAGAGAGTTGTCTCGCGCCTCTAGGTATTCTCTATCTATCCACCTGTGTTGATTTTGGGTACAGGTACCCATTTGTTGAAGGTCGTTAGAGCTTTTTTTTGGAGTATGGCATGGACTTTTAGTCGGAATCTTATTAAAAATGGGAGCGTATGGATTGGTTCGGATGAATATGGAATTAATTCTCTTATATAAATTTAGTCTTGTTAGCATTACCCTTGTTATTAAGTTTCATCAGCCGTTCATgctttttgtttgatttgggACTCTTTAAATTTTGAGTATTGACTCCATGTCAAGTATGGTTTCGATA of the Pyrus communis chromosome 1, drPyrComm1.1, whole genome shotgun sequence genome contains:
- the LOC137742308 gene encoding AAA-ATPase At2g18190-like; the encoded protein is MFSLDKLKDQMPTTASSMFSVYASITTFMMLFRSVASDLIPAPFRSYIYKALNYLFAPLFSRDLTLVVDELSGMTRNQVYDAAEVYLRTKIGPHTERLRVSKAPRKKNIGVAIDKDEEVSDTFDDAVKLKWRFISETNKGKNDSTSERRYFELTFRRKYMDKVISSYLPYVLAQADAIKAEEKAVKLYTRHLWSRYNDDDVANSEWGSVNLEHPSTFDTMAMDPEMKKIIVEDLERFVRRKEFYKKVGKAWKRGYLLYGPPGTGKSSLIAAMANYLKFDVFDLELNSIYSDSQLKKVLLSTTNRSILVIEDIDCCRVDVGNRDSDSDSDSDSDSDRSRVTLSGLLNFIDGLWSSCGDERIIMFTTNHKDRLDPALLRPGRMDLHIHMSYCTTAGYRILASNYLGIQEHNRHRLCGEIEGLIESTEVTPAEVAEELMKSDDANVALQGLVNLLKGKKAESKKKETSLPSVKKQQRHRKGIKKLLHIRLPWSKS